The following coding sequences lie in one Kribbella sp. NBC_00709 genomic window:
- a CDS encoding FAD-dependent monooxygenase yields the protein MSYEVIVVGAGPVGLTLAMELHLAGIEPLVVERLAEPAPQRKSRGVGPLAYEALERRGLGPVLEACQPERKAEKERDHGSAKNHFAWIHKIDPALQDEPDRTGRLIWQPDLERILAEHAATLGITVRRECTVTALVQNEDGVTLTVDTPTGPQELEAAYVVGCDGGRSAIRKLAGFDFPGTAPIMTARQAQVAIADPDKLPPSGRLSGGMLIHGPGVLGTFDFAEGPDVPRGEVTAEELQASVRRVAGVDVTITEVSDALRFTDNARQAATYRIGRVLLAGDAAHVHSPNGGQGLNLGLTDAVNLGWKLAAQVRGVAPEGLLDTYTEERHPAGVAVLDNTRAQSALMLPGPHTDALRDIVSELMDIQEVNQYFGRMLGGLATRYAFQYVKPDDHSLIGSYCPDLTFVTADSDESKLSQFTATGRAVLAVPVGDPAVEVADGWRDRIEIIEIETVKDSRLSAVLMRPDGVIAWACDPDKPTDGALLLEALTTWLGAPA from the coding sequence ATGTCCTACGAAGTGATCGTCGTCGGAGCCGGCCCAGTCGGGCTGACGCTCGCGATGGAGCTTCACCTGGCCGGCATCGAGCCACTCGTGGTCGAGCGACTGGCCGAGCCCGCCCCTCAACGCAAGTCGCGGGGTGTCGGTCCGCTCGCCTACGAGGCCCTCGAGCGCCGCGGCCTGGGGCCGGTGCTCGAGGCCTGCCAACCCGAGCGGAAGGCGGAGAAGGAGCGGGACCACGGCAGCGCGAAGAACCATTTCGCGTGGATCCACAAGATCGATCCGGCGCTCCAGGACGAGCCCGACCGCACCGGCCGGCTGATCTGGCAGCCGGATCTGGAGCGCATCCTCGCCGAGCATGCCGCCACCCTTGGCATCACCGTACGGCGTGAGTGCACCGTCACCGCCCTCGTCCAGAACGAAGACGGTGTCACGCTGACTGTCGATACACCGACAGGCCCGCAGGAGCTCGAAGCGGCGTACGTGGTCGGATGCGACGGCGGGCGCAGCGCGATCCGCAAGCTGGCCGGATTCGACTTCCCTGGCACGGCTCCGATCATGACCGCCCGCCAGGCACAGGTCGCGATCGCCGACCCGGACAAGCTTCCGCCGTCCGGCAGGCTCTCGGGTGGCATGTTGATCCACGGTCCGGGTGTCCTGGGCACCTTCGATTTCGCCGAGGGTCCCGACGTACCGCGGGGTGAGGTCACCGCCGAGGAGCTGCAAGCCAGCGTGCGACGCGTCGCCGGTGTGGACGTGACGATCACCGAGGTCAGCGACGCGCTCCGGTTCACTGACAACGCGCGGCAGGCCGCGACGTACCGGATCGGGCGGGTTCTCCTGGCCGGGGACGCGGCCCACGTGCACTCCCCCAATGGCGGGCAGGGGCTCAACCTCGGCCTGACCGACGCAGTCAACCTCGGTTGGAAGCTGGCGGCACAGGTCCGTGGCGTCGCGCCAGAAGGACTCCTCGACACCTACACCGAGGAGCGGCACCCGGCCGGCGTCGCCGTACTGGACAACACCCGTGCCCAATCGGCGCTGATGTTGCCTGGTCCGCACACCGACGCCCTGCGTGACATCGTGTCCGAGCTGATGGACATCCAGGAGGTCAACCAGTACTTCGGAAGGATGCTGGGAGGACTCGCGACGCGCTACGCGTTCCAGTACGTCAAGCCCGATGATCACTCCCTGATCGGCAGCTACTGTCCCGACCTCACCTTCGTCACCGCGGACTCCGACGAATCCAAGCTCAGCCAGTTCACCGCCACCGGCCGCGCGGTACTGGCGGTCCCTGTCGGCGATCCCGCCGTCGAGGTGGCGGACGGTTGGCGGGATCGGATCGAGATCATCGAGATCGAGACCGTCAAGGACAGCCGTCTGTCCGCTGTCCTCATGCGCCCCGACGGTGTCATCGCCTGGGCGTGCGATCCCGACAAGCCCACAGACGGTGCTCTCCTGCTGGAAGCTCTCACCACGTGGCTGGGCGCCCCTGCCTGA
- a CDS encoding DHA2 family efflux MFS transporter permease subunit, whose protein sequence is MSVQTDRAETRGGPTPLDPALLRLGGVLSLAAVLAGLDATVVSVGIDAVAHDLGGPLSDLQWVSTGYLLAISIVMPLSGWASERFGAKAMWLTSVALFVAGSVLCGFAWSVPALISFRVVQGIGGGMMQPIGQSILAQAAGPDQLARIVGVLVMPVLFAPVIGPVLGGVIVQGLDWRWMFFVNVPIGLLTLLIALRVVPKDRSGPRGQARLDRLGLGLLSPGLAAVVFGLSAIGEHGAGSPFAIVPLASSVLLLCGYVVHALSTKETPLIDVRLFARRRFTAATTNSFLLGATLYGSMLILPLYFQQVEHKGAIEAGFSLAPQALGAAAISYFAGRLTTRIGPRAVILVGIGLSLAGTLPLVGLGSGLPRWVMLVALAVRGVGIGATMAPGMAAVYGSVERHQVPRAASALNVMNRIGGSIGTAALALILQAELDQQPSNPAVAYGHTFAWALALSVLPLLPALAFPGRNQK, encoded by the coding sequence ATGTCAGTACAGACCGACCGCGCCGAGACCCGGGGTGGGCCGACTCCGCTCGATCCCGCGCTGTTGCGGCTCGGCGGCGTGCTCAGCCTGGCCGCGGTGCTCGCCGGATTGGACGCCACCGTCGTCAGCGTCGGGATCGACGCCGTGGCACACGACCTCGGCGGACCCCTGTCCGACCTGCAATGGGTGTCGACCGGATACCTACTGGCGATCTCGATCGTCATGCCGCTGTCGGGATGGGCATCCGAGCGGTTCGGCGCCAAGGCCATGTGGCTGACGTCGGTCGCCTTGTTCGTCGCAGGCTCGGTTCTGTGCGGCTTCGCCTGGTCGGTGCCGGCACTGATCTCGTTCCGGGTCGTCCAGGGAATCGGCGGCGGCATGATGCAGCCGATCGGACAGAGCATCCTGGCCCAAGCCGCCGGACCGGATCAGCTCGCACGCATCGTCGGCGTGCTCGTGATGCCGGTCCTGTTCGCTCCGGTGATCGGGCCGGTCCTGGGCGGAGTCATCGTGCAGGGCCTCGACTGGCGATGGATGTTCTTCGTGAACGTGCCTATCGGTCTGCTCACCTTGCTGATCGCGCTGCGCGTGGTTCCCAAGGATCGGTCAGGACCACGAGGGCAGGCACGACTCGACCGGCTGGGTCTGGGTCTGCTGTCGCCAGGTCTGGCTGCTGTCGTCTTCGGTCTGTCCGCCATCGGCGAGCACGGCGCCGGCTCCCCATTCGCGATCGTCCCGTTGGCTTCCAGCGTCCTGCTGCTCTGCGGGTACGTCGTCCATGCGTTGTCCACGAAGGAGACGCCGCTGATCGACGTTCGGCTGTTCGCGCGCCGTCGCTTCACCGCCGCGACGACGAACTCGTTCCTCCTGGGAGCCACGCTGTACGGCTCCATGCTCATCCTGCCGCTCTACTTCCAGCAGGTCGAACACAAAGGTGCGATCGAGGCGGGCTTCTCACTCGCACCGCAGGCTTTGGGCGCCGCGGCCATCTCGTACTTCGCCGGCCGCCTCACCACCCGGATCGGCCCGCGGGCGGTGATCCTCGTGGGCATCGGTCTCAGCTTGGCAGGCACGCTGCCCTTGGTCGGTCTCGGATCCGGCCTGCCGCGGTGGGTGATGCTGGTCGCGCTGGCCGTCCGGGGCGTCGGCATCGGCGCGACCATGGCTCCGGGGATGGCCGCGGTGTACGGCAGCGTCGAACGGCACCAGGTGCCGCGCGCCGCGAGCGCCCTCAACGTCATGAACCGGATCGGCGGCTCGATCGGGACCGCGGCTCTCGCGTTGATCCTCCAGGCCGAGCTGGACCAGCAGCCGAGCAACCCGGCCGTTGCCTACGGCCACACCTTCGCCTGGGCGCTCGCACTGTCGGTGTTGCCCCTCCTTCCGGCCCTCGCATTTCCAGGTCGCAACCAGAAATGA
- a CDS encoding TetR/AcrR family transcriptional regulator, translated as MDARKPGLRERKKALARRQISDVATRLFLERGYDEVTIADVAEAAGVAKMTVTNYFSRKEDLVFDQHAELVSHAARAISARAQGQSALAALRDAYFAALERQDASVGLAGEGFVEMITGSPALLARLREIDEQREAAIADTLAAETGEPVDDITVAIAAAQLAAVHRVLFRKAMRLTLDGVPRAVAQSVLSAMAARAFDQLQPSLGGYAIR; from the coding sequence GTGGATGCGCGGAAGCCCGGACTGCGGGAGCGGAAGAAGGCGCTGGCCAGACGGCAGATCTCGGACGTGGCCACGCGCTTGTTCCTCGAGCGCGGGTACGACGAGGTGACGATCGCGGACGTCGCGGAGGCGGCCGGGGTGGCCAAGATGACGGTGACGAACTACTTCTCGCGCAAGGAAGACCTGGTCTTCGACCAGCACGCCGAGCTCGTCTCGCATGCCGCCCGAGCGATCTCCGCCCGCGCGCAGGGGCAATCAGCCCTCGCCGCACTGCGCGACGCGTACTTCGCGGCGCTCGAGCGTCAGGACGCCTCGGTCGGGCTGGCGGGCGAGGGCTTCGTCGAGATGATCACCGGCAGCCCTGCGTTGCTCGCCCGACTCCGCGAGATCGATGAGCAGCGCGAGGCTGCCATCGCAGACACGCTCGCCGCGGAGACCGGTGAGCCCGTCGACGACATCACCGTCGCGATCGCGGCAGCGCAGCTGGCCGCGGTCCACCGTGTTCTGTTCCGGAAGGCGATGCGGCTGACGCTCGACGGAGTCCCCCGCGCCGTAGCCCAGTCCGTGCTGTCTGCCATGGCTGCGCGGGCTTTCGACCAGCTGCAACCTTCGCTGGGCGGTTACGCCATCCGATGA
- a CDS encoding DUF1048 domain-containing protein has translation MGIQDIIEGKKQWRAHLARVKALPPDYQIVYKEMQRYFFKVGPVDLVDGNLLSGIVDFFEEGVAAGKGVLELIGNDVAAFCDDLVKDSRTYADIYQESVSKKKSAEK, from the coding sequence GTGGGCATCCAGGACATCATCGAAGGCAAGAAACAGTGGCGAGCGCATCTGGCGCGGGTCAAGGCGCTCCCGCCGGATTACCAGATCGTCTACAAGGAGATGCAGCGGTACTTCTTCAAGGTCGGACCGGTCGACCTGGTCGACGGGAATCTCCTCTCCGGGATCGTCGACTTCTTCGAGGAGGGCGTCGCGGCCGGCAAGGGAGTCCTCGAGCTCATCGGCAATGACGTCGCCGCGTTCTGCGACGACCTGGTCAAGGACTCACGCACGTACGCGGACATCTACCAGGAGTCCGTCAGCAAGAAGAAGTCAGCCGAGAAATAA
- a CDS encoding DUF1048 domain-containing protein — translation MSFWETITGSDLTREYKAFEVRAAALPADYKAAWEQIKAHLFPYGSFTGRNLMPILDSALGLLEETAADGQSIHDVLGDDIQGFCAALAGGDGARSYRDRWREQLNRNVARKLGRLGG, via the coding sequence ATGAGCTTCTGGGAGACGATCACCGGTAGCGACCTCACCAGGGAATACAAGGCGTTCGAGGTCCGGGCCGCGGCCTTGCCGGCCGACTACAAGGCGGCATGGGAACAGATCAAAGCCCACCTCTTCCCGTACGGAAGCTTCACGGGCCGCAATCTGATGCCGATCCTCGACAGCGCGCTGGGGCTGCTCGAAGAAACGGCCGCGGACGGGCAGAGCATTCACGACGTACTGGGCGACGACATCCAGGGGTTCTGTGCTGCGCTGGCCGGCGGGGACGGAGCCCGGAGCTATCGCGACCGGTGGCGTGAGCAGTTGAACCGCAACGTGGCAAGAAAACTCGGCCGGCTAGGAGGCTGA
- a CDS encoding PadR family transcriptional regulator: protein MDDLTEMLKGTLEGCVLEIIGREETYGYAITRRLNELGFSDVIEGTVYTILLRLEKNGFVQVTKRPSEVGPPRKFYALKDAGREELAKFWVKWEYLSARIDQLKEGGR from the coding sequence ATGGATGACCTGACGGAGATGTTGAAGGGCACGCTCGAGGGGTGTGTGCTCGAGATCATCGGCCGGGAGGAGACCTACGGGTACGCCATCACCCGCCGGCTGAACGAGCTCGGGTTCTCCGACGTCATCGAGGGGACGGTCTACACGATCTTGCTGCGGCTGGAGAAGAACGGGTTCGTTCAGGTGACGAAGCGGCCGTCCGAGGTGGGGCCGCCGCGCAAGTTCTATGCACTCAAGGACGCGGGGCGCGAAGAGCTCGCGAAGTTCTGGGTGAAGTGGGAGTACCTCTCGGCACGAATCGACCAACTCAAGGAGGGTGGGAGATGA